One window of Salegentibacter sp. Hel_I_6 genomic DNA carries:
- a CDS encoding energy transducer TonB, with product MKPKKNAKADLRKKSNLFLSIGLILALLVSLLMIEWKTYDREEYTREQVYLDAMEDEVVPITELVRTPPPAPPVIPDVIDVIKDDSQVKEDEIEPTEISLEDIVEPEDIIEPTPNEDPETVPFTLIEDVPIFPGCENLKDNTERKTCMSEKITSYVNKNFNKELGSELGLTGVNRINILFQIDTNGNIVNIQARTPHPKLEEEAKKLIEALPKMQPGKQRGKPVKVNYALPIIFQVQE from the coding sequence ATGAAACCTAAGAAAAATGCCAAAGCCGATCTTCGAAAAAAATCAAACCTGTTTTTATCAATAGGACTTATCCTCGCTTTATTAGTCAGTCTATTAATGATAGAGTGGAAAACCTATGACAGGGAAGAATATACCAGGGAGCAGGTTTATTTAGATGCTATGGAGGATGAAGTTGTCCCAATTACCGAATTAGTCAGGACTCCACCTCCAGCACCACCGGTAATTCCCGATGTGATAGATGTTATTAAAGATGATTCTCAAGTTAAAGAAGACGAAATTGAGCCGACTGAAATAAGTCTGGAAGATATTGTTGAGCCAGAAGATATCATAGAGCCTACACCCAATGAAGATCCAGAAACCGTACCTTTTACTTTAATTGAAGATGTACCAATATTCCCGGGCTGTGAAAATCTGAAAGATAATACTGAAAGAAAAACCTGTATGAGCGAGAAAATTACCAGCTATGTAAACAAGAATTTCAACAAAGAACTGGGAAGCGAATTGGGGCTCACTGGAGTAAACCGTATTAATATCCTCTTTCAAATTGACACCAATGGAAATATCGTAAACATCCAGGCTCGCACTCCGCATCCAAAATTAGAAGAAGAAGCCAAAAAACTTATTGAAGCTCTACCAAAAATGCAACCGGGAAAACAACGTGGAAAGCCGGTAAAGGTAAATTATGCCTTACCTATAATTTTCCAGGTTCAGGAATAA